From the genome of Deinococcus sp. JMULE3, one region includes:
- a CDS encoding tetratricopeptide repeat protein — MTLRTLGTLSVEGVTFRREKVLLLLAYLCLEGPQPRRRLAELFWPDATNPMNSLAQHLVHLRGLPGALAEDGQRVAAAMPCDAATLRDLVRRGRHEDAAALYAGPFMDALTIPLGADLEEWVFDTRDAVAQDARAALMTLGAQAAAHGQAPRAGELAARALTLDGAPPPDELDLPRLHHLLTLAGHPLAAQVERDARSLGLNLTAAPAPVSAPFAGRETELAALNTLTPGQTAWISGHAGMGKTALLEALARSGGWTVLAGRAEPPYATLTPLTAAPPTHPQAAHAALRDPHLRVAIDSWDAADPATQAALTHAAAARPGAVIVITSRHHPPFDVDLHLNLGPLTPGDLRAHPDLHARTDGHPVLVGHALRGQPLDLRLGARVRAYPDPVRDAFLLLALQDQPNLRATRAALNQDAATFARTLSYLTTEGLTSETGRVYAAATTREHLNQIHVHAALLHLRLARALPEDAAWPHYDRSRDLWEDADETRAAHAARHHAHTHLKRGYPGQAAALLDTLGHLPTLAVPHAWALIGVGRYQDALNRLNTLSAHDQQVSDALAARAVTLIRLGRTDEAVTLAEQISGSGPDAAHAASVRAHAARMREGWDAARRHAQIAADLWNLHGDDEAHLTELGMVARAQVGLGSEPQVAFAEVLRRSQDLPSVHGMILVNYAAALGDRGSTAQAEAELHRAVEHLTLAGDRQGLATVHGNLGVRCHLAGQLREAIEHYRRALALLSGSGHIRLLGVTLSNLSEIDGDLSGFEDALTLLEQAGQVELVQRIRHNAQMVSAP, encoded by the coding sequence ATGACCCTGCGGACACTCGGGACCCTGTCCGTGGAAGGCGTGACCTTCCGCCGGGAGAAGGTCCTGCTGCTCCTCGCGTACCTGTGCCTGGAAGGCCCGCAGCCCCGCCGCCGCCTGGCCGAACTGTTCTGGCCCGACGCGACCAACCCCATGAATTCCCTGGCGCAGCACCTCGTGCACCTGCGCGGCCTGCCCGGCGCCCTGGCCGAGGACGGCCAGCGGGTCGCGGCCGCCATGCCCTGCGACGCTGCCACGCTGCGCGACCTCGTCCGCCGGGGCCGCCACGAGGACGCCGCCGCGCTGTACGCCGGGCCGTTCATGGACGCCCTGACCATCCCCCTGGGCGCCGACCTGGAGGAATGGGTGTTCGACACCCGCGACGCCGTCGCGCAGGACGCCCGCGCCGCCCTGATGACCCTCGGCGCGCAGGCCGCCGCGCACGGCCAGGCCCCCCGCGCCGGGGAACTCGCCGCGCGCGCCCTGACCCTGGACGGCGCCCCGCCCCCCGACGAACTCGACCTGCCCAGACTGCACCACCTCCTGACCCTGGCCGGGCACCCGCTGGCCGCGCAGGTCGAACGGGACGCCCGCAGCCTCGGCCTGAACCTGACCGCCGCGCCCGCTCCCGTCAGCGCCCCCTTCGCCGGACGCGAAACCGAACTGGCCGCCCTGAACACCCTGACCCCCGGCCAGACCGCCTGGATCAGCGGGCACGCCGGAATGGGGAAGACCGCCCTGCTGGAGGCCCTGGCGCGCAGCGGCGGCTGGACGGTCCTCGCGGGCCGCGCCGAACCCCCCTACGCCACCCTGACCCCCCTGACCGCCGCGCCCCCCACCCACCCGCAGGCCGCGCACGCCGCGCTGCGCGACCCGCACCTGCGCGTCGCCATCGACAGCTGGGACGCCGCCGACCCCGCCACGCAGGCCGCCCTGACCCACGCCGCCGCCGCACGCCCCGGCGCCGTCATCGTCATCACGTCCCGGCACCACCCGCCCTTCGACGTGGACCTGCACCTGAACCTCGGCCCGCTGACCCCGGGCGACCTGCGCGCCCACCCGGACCTTCACGCCCGCACCGACGGGCACCCCGTCCTCGTCGGGCACGCCCTGCGCGGCCAGCCGCTCGACCTGCGCCTCGGCGCCCGCGTCCGCGCCTACCCCGACCCCGTGCGCGACGCGTTCCTGCTCCTCGCCCTGCAGGACCAGCCCAACCTGCGCGCCACCCGCGCCGCGCTGAACCAGGACGCCGCCACCTTCGCCCGTACCCTGTCCTACCTGACCACCGAGGGCCTCACCAGCGAAACCGGCCGCGTGTACGCCGCCGCCACCACCCGCGAACACCTGAACCAGATCCACGTGCACGCCGCGCTGCTGCACCTGCGGCTCGCCCGCGCCCTTCCCGAGGACGCCGCCTGGCCCCACTACGACCGCAGCCGCGACCTCTGGGAAGACGCCGACGAGACCCGCGCCGCCCACGCCGCCCGCCACCACGCCCACACCCACCTCAAACGCGGCTACCCCGGACAGGCCGCCGCGCTCCTCGACACCCTGGGTCACCTGCCCACCCTGGCCGTCCCACACGCCTGGGCACTGATCGGCGTGGGCCGCTACCAGGACGCCCTGAACCGCCTGAACACCCTCAGCGCCCACGACCAGCAGGTCAGCGACGCCCTGGCCGCCCGCGCCGTCACCCTGATCCGCCTGGGCCGCACCGACGAGGCCGTCACCCTTGCCGAGCAGATCAGCGGCAGCGGCCCCGACGCCGCCCACGCCGCCAGCGTCCGCGCCCACGCCGCCCGCATGCGTGAAGGGTGGGACGCCGCCCGCCGCCACGCCCAGATCGCCGCCGACCTCTGGAACCTCCACGGCGACGACGAGGCGCACCTGACCGAACTGGGCATGGTCGCCCGCGCCCAGGTCGGCCTCGGATCGGAGCCGCAGGTGGCCTTCGCGGAGGTCCTGCGCCGGTCCCAGGACCTTCCCAGCGTGCACGGCATGATCCTCGTCAACTACGCCGCCGCGCTGGGTGACCGTGGCAGCACCGCCCAGGCCGAGGCCGAACTTCACCGCGCGGTCGAACACCTGACGCTGGCCGGCGACCGCCAGGGGCTCGCCACGGTCCACGGCAACCTGGGCGTCCGGTGCCACCTGGCCGGTCAACTGCGAGAGGCCATCGAGCACTACCGCCGGGCGCTGGCGCTGCTGTCCGGGTCAGGACACATCCGACTGCTCGGCGTGACCCTCAGTAACCTCAGTGAAATCGACGGTGATCTGTCCGGGTTCGAGGACGCCCTCACCCTCCTGGAACAGGCCGGGCAGGTCGAACTGGTGCAGCGGATCCGTCACAACGCACAGATGGTCAGCGCGCCCTGA
- a CDS encoding cyclase family protein produces MLTFPHDISRLLTPGHPNWPGDAPFRVNPGARIAAGDSVNTGELCTSTHTGTHVDAPWHYDDAGVRLQDVPLDVYVGRCRVLEVTAHDGAIQAEVLDSLPGTLAPRLLLRTGQPAHWDHFPTDFPALSPAFVREAARRGVRLIGTDCPSVDALTSKDLPGHAACRDAGVFILESLNLEGVPDGEFDLVCLPLPLAEVDGAPARAILLRAGTL; encoded by the coding sequence ATGCTGACGTTCCCGCACGACATCTCCCGCCTCCTCACGCCCGGTCATCCGAACTGGCCGGGGGACGCGCCGTTCCGGGTGAATCCCGGCGCGCGGATCGCGGCCGGCGACAGCGTGAATACAGGCGAGCTGTGCACGAGCACGCACACCGGGACGCACGTGGACGCGCCGTGGCATTACGACGACGCCGGGGTGAGGTTGCAGGACGTGCCGCTGGACGTGTACGTGGGCCGCTGCCGGGTGCTGGAGGTCACGGCACACGACGGAGCAATTCAGGCAGAGGTGCTGGACAGTCTGCCGGGCACCCTTGCGCCCAGGCTGCTGCTGCGGACCGGGCAGCCCGCGCACTGGGACCACTTCCCGACCGATTTCCCGGCCCTCTCCCCGGCCTTCGTGCGGGAGGCGGCGCGGCGCGGCGTGCGGCTGATCGGCACGGACTGCCCCAGCGTGGACGCCCTGACCAGCAAGGACCTGCCGGGGCACGCGGCGTGTCGGGACGCGGGGGTGTTCATCCTGGAGAGCCTGAACCTGGAGGGCGTCCCGGACGGCGAGTTCGATCTGGTGTGCCTGCCCCTGCCCCTGGCCGAGGTGGACGGCGCGCCCGCCCGCGCGATCCTGCTGCGGGCCGGGACGCTGTAG
- a CDS encoding lipopolysaccharide assembly protein LapB, which yields MKRGYPARAARTLEVAPQTDEVKLLRGWVLVKAGDSVNAEHWLNNIGQGVSGSWALMSVMAMCKFRLGRLDECRDLAEKIPMNLGIWSAHAAYALASYHLRIGNYEKSLDWYYNSRDLYYSSGEISSAIQCGGMISTLICKKGEDPRLAFADVLVDSENVLLERASILVNYADCLSEYLGYHDFEQFESIYKEAIQIFRQNENSDGEASALNSCGVCAHFGERFEYALKYYKMALKCVESTGNIRLLGIISANLAEVMGDADRIKGVIDFLSRSGHGEIAEQIGNNLL from the coding sequence ATGAAACGCGGCTACCCCGCCAGAGCCGCCAGAACACTGGAAGTCGCCCCGCAGACCGATGAAGTGAAACTACTCCGAGGATGGGTGTTAGTGAAGGCTGGTGATTCAGTTAATGCTGAACATTGGTTGAACAATATAGGCCAAGGCGTTTCCGGCAGTTGGGCGCTGATGTCGGTCATGGCAATGTGCAAGTTTAGATTAGGTAGACTCGATGAATGTAGAGACTTAGCGGAAAAGATCCCGATGAATCTGGGCATATGGAGTGCTCACGCAGCATATGCGCTTGCTAGTTACCATCTCAGAATTGGTAATTATGAAAAAAGTCTTGATTGGTATTATAATTCACGTGATTTATATTATTCTAGTGGTGAAATCTCGTCCGCTATACAATGCGGCGGAATGATTTCTACATTAATTTGCAAAAAAGGAGAAGATCCTCGACTTGCATTTGCCGATGTGTTAGTAGATTCAGAGAATGTTCTGTTAGAAAGGGCTTCAATACTTGTTAACTATGCAGATTGTTTATCTGAGTATTTGGGATACCATGACTTTGAGCAATTTGAATCAATTTATAAAGAAGCAATACAGATATTCCGGCAGAATGAAAATAGTGATGGCGAAGCAAGTGCATTGAATAGCTGTGGAGTGTGCGCCCATTTTGGCGAAAGGTTCGAATACGCGTTAAAATATTATAAAATGGCGTTGAAATGTGTTGAAAGTACAGGAAACATTAGACTTCTTGGAATTATTTCGGCGAATTTGGCGGAAGTGATGGGAGATGCGGACAGAATTAAAGGGGTCATCGATTTTCTATCTCGGTCGGGGCACGGTGAGATAGCAGAACAAATAGGAAATAACCTTCTATGA
- a CDS encoding ATP-binding protein, with translation MKLLTLGGLRVDGASYRREKPLLLLAYLLLEGPQPRRRLADLFWPDAANPMNSLAQNLIRLRPLGAITETDQRVEAHLPCDAADFRAHHRAARWTEACDTYTGEFLEGLRLDLTPDLEEWLLDTRDTLASEARAAHLTLAEHHHARAEPTPAHAHAERAYRTPGAPPCPPEDLTRLWHLLGSTDHPLTLHLRRDADDLGLRLPTPTPPTPDHTLIGRHDELSTLTGLPTGSVAWISGPPGIGKTTLLRALTRHGWRLLSARGGLPLATLEPLSPHPLSSTADALNLLRDTRLKLAIDDWEDCDDTTRAALTLAARQTPGATIAITARHPPPSPPHITSPCTPSPNTTSKGTPARTPPPAATPPSSART, from the coding sequence ATGAAACTTCTCACGTTGGGTGGCCTGCGGGTGGACGGCGCCAGCTACCGCCGCGAGAAACCCCTGCTGCTCCTCGCCTACCTGCTCCTGGAAGGCCCGCAGCCCCGCCGCCGACTGGCCGACCTGTTCTGGCCGGACGCCGCGAACCCCATGAACTCCCTGGCGCAGAACCTCATCCGCCTGCGACCCCTGGGCGCCATCACCGAGACCGACCAGCGGGTCGAGGCGCACCTCCCGTGCGACGCCGCCGACTTCCGCGCCCACCACCGCGCCGCCCGCTGGACCGAAGCCTGCGACACCTACACCGGCGAGTTCCTCGAAGGCCTGCGCCTGGACCTCACCCCCGACCTCGAAGAGTGGCTGCTCGACACCCGCGACACCCTGGCCAGCGAAGCCCGCGCCGCGCACCTCACCCTCGCCGAACACCACCACGCCCGCGCCGAACCCACCCCCGCCCACGCGCACGCCGAACGCGCCTACCGCACCCCCGGCGCGCCCCCCTGCCCCCCCGAGGACCTCACCCGCCTGTGGCACCTGCTCGGCAGCACCGACCACCCCCTCACGCTGCACCTGCGCCGCGACGCCGACGACCTCGGCCTGCGCCTCCCCACCCCCACACCACCCACCCCAGACCACACCCTCATCGGACGACACGACGAACTGAGCACCCTGACCGGCCTCCCCACCGGCAGTGTCGCCTGGATCAGCGGCCCCCCCGGCATCGGCAAGACCACCCTCCTGCGCGCCCTCACCCGCCACGGGTGGCGCCTCCTCAGCGCCCGCGGCGGCCTGCCCCTCGCCACCCTCGAACCCCTCAGCCCCCACCCCCTGAGCAGCACCGCCGACGCCCTGAACCTCCTGCGCGACACCCGCCTGAAACTCGCCATCGACGACTGGGAAGACTGCGACGACACCACGCGCGCCGCCCTGACCCTCGCCGCCCGCCAGACCCCCGGCGCGACCATCGCCATCACCGCCCGCCACCCCCCACCATCCCCACCCCACATCACCTCCCCCTGCACTCCCTCACCGAACACGACCTCCAAGGGCACCCCGGCGCGCACGCCGCCACCGGCGGCCACCCCACCCTCCTCAGCGCGTACCTGA
- a CDS encoding S8/S53 family peptidase, with protein sequence MIRTAFRTRLPALLPLLLGAAHAQLSAPATVARTAGVYPAAAAPGETAWIFGLSGLPAEGKLNVGGQTTEYRLDRPSGWLAFQVPQAAAGGPQTLTLRGAPQTLRLNVLTVPPGTDALVYVRPDAAKTVQAEYTRRLQALTETCAKSCPAEVQSVLRRLSAQPSPALTPLTAPVKVQGVTPGLAARVAVNPAVRAPLINLNTLKATNLTQLLNPVARPPAAPTDSICSALAGTVPTAGLPLGQVLTLLELIFAGDLQTDPTWSGHPTQSDAPYRDEKPITVLQKVLQVRAASGKGTTIHILDTATATGDSFVMDGDINYYNQLYGNRPYHGRAVGEIAQAVAPGAQLNYRQVCEKDGSCSTLKTVQALCAVAADARRGGRHVVNLSVGGPNPTRGLELALREVTALGVPVAASYGNRDDCASLVAGDRCNHYPADWTRAFEFGPAVNLASRSLRPTMLFSVAGWDIATQDMATYNRGVGNPGVLTEAPSVQAPGEFWLGGYPYFGTSFAAPVVSGLLANWMTCQPGVPLLPLITTPGQVPIAASVVNACP encoded by the coding sequence ATGATCCGAACCGCATTCCGAACCCGTCTGCCTGCCCTGCTCCCACTGCTGCTGGGCGCCGCCCACGCCCAGCTCAGCGCGCCCGCCACCGTCGCCCGCACCGCCGGGGTGTACCCGGCTGCCGCCGCACCCGGCGAGACCGCCTGGATCTTCGGGCTCAGTGGCCTCCCCGCCGAGGGAAAACTGAACGTCGGCGGTCAGACCACCGAGTACCGCCTCGACCGCCCCAGCGGCTGGCTGGCCTTCCAGGTGCCCCAGGCGGCCGCCGGGGGACCACAGACCCTCACGCTGCGCGGCGCCCCACAGACCCTGCGGCTGAACGTCCTGACCGTGCCCCCCGGCACCGACGCCCTGGTGTACGTCCGGCCTGACGCCGCGAAGACCGTGCAGGCCGAATACACCCGCCGCCTCCAGGCCCTGACCGAGACCTGCGCCAAAAGCTGCCCGGCCGAGGTGCAGTCGGTGCTCAGACGCCTGAGTGCCCAGCCGTCCCCCGCACTGACGCCCCTGACCGCCCCCGTGAAAGTTCAGGGCGTCACGCCGGGACTGGCCGCGCGGGTCGCCGTGAACCCCGCCGTCCGTGCGCCCCTGATCAACCTGAACACGCTGAAAGCCACGAACCTGACCCAGCTGCTAAACCCGGTTGCCCGTCCGCCCGCCGCGCCCACCGACTCCATCTGCTCGGCACTGGCGGGCACCGTCCCGACCGCCGGACTGCCGCTGGGACAGGTGCTCACGCTGCTGGAGCTGATCTTCGCCGGTGACCTGCAGACCGATCCGACCTGGTCCGGGCACCCTACCCAGAGCGACGCACCGTACCGGGACGAGAAACCCATCACGGTCCTGCAGAAGGTCCTGCAGGTCAGAGCCGCGTCGGGCAAGGGGACGACCATCCACATTCTCGACACGGCCACCGCCACCGGCGACTCCTTCGTGATGGACGGCGACATCAACTACTACAACCAGCTGTACGGCAACCGCCCCTACCACGGGCGCGCCGTCGGGGAGATCGCGCAGGCGGTCGCGCCCGGCGCGCAGCTGAACTACCGGCAGGTCTGCGAGAAGGACGGCAGTTGCTCCACCCTGAAGACCGTGCAGGCCCTGTGCGCCGTCGCCGCCGACGCCCGGCGCGGCGGGCGGCACGTCGTGAACCTCAGCGTGGGCGGCCCGAACCCCACGCGCGGCCTGGAACTCGCGCTGCGCGAGGTGACCGCCCTGGGCGTGCCCGTCGCCGCCAGTTACGGCAACCGCGACGACTGCGCCAGTCTGGTCGCCGGGGACCGCTGCAACCACTACCCCGCCGACTGGACCCGCGCCTTCGAGTTCGGCCCGGCCGTGAATCTGGCGTCACGCAGCCTGCGGCCCACCATGCTGTTCAGCGTCGCCGGGTGGGACATCGCCACACAGGACATGGCGACATACAACCGCGGCGTGGGCAACCCCGGCGTGCTGACCGAGGCGCCCAGCGTGCAGGCCCCCGGTGAATTCTGGCTGGGCGGGTACCCGTACTTCGGGACCAGCTTCGCCGCGCCGGTCGTGAGTGGCCTCCTGGCGAACTGGATGACCTGCCAGCCCGGCGTGCCGCTGCTGCCGCTGATCACCACGCCCGGACAGGTGCCCATCGCGGCCAGCGTCGTGAACGCCTGCCCCTGA